Proteins encoded by one window of Kineosporia sp. NBRC 101731:
- the mshD gene encoding mycothiol synthase, with protein sequence MIPSVKIVVSDQLSESDAAGVRAVLTAATAADKAAPISEHVLLQLGSAVGSGRHLVVRDSSDAIVGYAHTETSPEQDGSRTIVDAEAVVAPQSRRQGFGRALLEKMGDADHLARVWSHGDHPGARALGARLGYRVVRELLQLRRPLTGADDLPELRVPEGVTLRAFRPGEDDAEWLRVNAAAFSWHPEQGRMTQADLDARKAEPWFDPAGFFVAEESDSSNSPDSSGSRRMLGFHWTKVHPEGLGEVYAVGVDPERHGGGLGTALTLAGLRHLAGLRLPAGGETQNETGLETVLLYVEADNAPALKVYHRLGFTSFSVDVVHEGPYADAPKN encoded by the coding sequence GTGATCCCCAGCGTGAAGATCGTCGTATCCGACCAGCTTTCCGAGTCCGACGCCGCGGGCGTACGGGCCGTTCTCACCGCCGCGACGGCCGCCGACAAGGCCGCCCCGATCTCCGAGCACGTGCTGCTCCAGCTCGGTTCCGCGGTCGGGTCCGGCCGTCACCTGGTGGTGCGCGACTCCTCCGACGCGATCGTGGGCTACGCCCACACCGAGACCTCTCCGGAGCAGGACGGTTCCCGGACGATCGTGGACGCCGAGGCGGTCGTCGCCCCGCAGAGCCGTCGCCAGGGTTTCGGGCGGGCTCTGCTGGAGAAGATGGGGGACGCCGATCACCTCGCCCGGGTCTGGTCGCACGGCGATCACCCGGGGGCCCGGGCGCTGGGCGCCCGGCTGGGCTACCGCGTGGTGCGCGAGCTTCTGCAGCTGCGCCGTCCGCTGACGGGTGCCGACGACCTGCCCGAACTCCGGGTGCCGGAGGGCGTCACGCTGCGCGCGTTCCGGCCCGGTGAGGACGACGCGGAATGGTTGCGGGTGAATGCGGCCGCGTTCAGCTGGCACCCCGAGCAGGGCCGCATGACCCAGGCCGACCTGGACGCCCGCAAGGCCGAGCCCTGGTTCGACCCGGCCGGGTTCTTCGTCGCCGAGGAGTCGGACTCCTCGAACTCCCCGGACTCGTCGGGGAGCCGGCGGATGCTCGGTTTCCACTGGACCAAGGTGCACCCCGAAGGGCTGGGTGAGGTCTACGCCGTGGGGGTGGACCCGGAGCGCCACGGCGGCGGCCTGGGCACGGCGCTCACGCTGGCCGGCCTGCGTCACCTGGCCGGTCTGCGCCTTCCCGCCGGGGGCGAGACCCAGAACGAAACGGGCCTGGAGACCGTTCTGCTCTACGTGGAGGCCGACAACGCACCGGCGCTGAAGGTCTACCACCGGCTGGGATTCACTTCCTTCAGCGTCGACGTGGTGCACGAGGGCCCGTACGCCGACGCTCCGAAGAACTGA
- a CDS encoding response regulator transcription factor, whose amino-acid sequence MASLLLLTNALAPSAEVLPALGLLPHQIRVLPAEAAVLVDAPPADAVIVDGRRDLAGARSLCRLLRTTGLSSPLLLVLTEGGMAAVVADWGADDVLLDSAGPAEVEARLRLAAGRSRLAEAQQSDETPEIRAGDLIVDEVTYSARVRGRALDLTYKEFELLKFLAQHPGRVFTRAQLLQEVWGYDYFGGTRTVDVHVRRLRAKLGPEHDALIGTVRNVGYRFVPPGRERVGIEETVDA is encoded by the coding sequence ATGGCTTCACTCCTTCTCTTGACGAATGCCCTCGCCCCCTCCGCGGAGGTGCTGCCTGCGCTCGGCCTGCTGCCGCACCAGATTCGGGTGCTACCGGCCGAGGCGGCTGTTCTCGTCGATGCCCCACCGGCCGACGCCGTCATTGTCGACGGCCGCCGGGACCTGGCGGGTGCACGCTCCCTGTGCCGCCTGCTGCGCACCACCGGTCTGTCCTCACCGCTGTTGCTCGTGCTGACCGAGGGCGGAATGGCCGCCGTCGTCGCCGACTGGGGTGCGGACGACGTGCTGCTCGACTCCGCCGGTCCGGCCGAGGTGGAGGCCCGTCTGCGGCTCGCCGCCGGGCGTAGCCGCCTGGCCGAGGCCCAGCAGTCCGACGAGACCCCGGAGATCCGTGCCGGCGATCTGATCGTCGACGAGGTCACCTACAGTGCCCGTGTGCGGGGCCGCGCCCTCGACCTCACCTACAAGGAGTTCGAGCTGCTCAAGTTCCTCGCGCAGCACCCGGGCCGGGTCTTCACCCGCGCCCAGTTGCTGCAGGAGGTCTGGGGCTACGACTACTTCGGTGGCACCCGCACCGTCGACGTCCACGTACGGCGTCTGCGCGCCAAGCTCGGTCCCGAGCACGACGCGCTGATCGGCACCGTGCGCAACGTCGGCTACCGGTTCGTGCCCCCGGGTCGCGAGCGCGTCGGCATCGAGGAGACGGTGGACGCGTAA
- a CDS encoding NUDIX domain-containing protein gives MSRRPTRSSRRSRKTGSRKIERKGRSPIPRRRRHPTLVDRPTVVSAGALCWRPRTPHTPGSLVSDPNDIEVLLVRSARWGDWSWPKGKIEPGESLPECAVREVTEETGVRPLLGRALPSVDYVLPDGRDKTVHYWSATAGPQTLRTAGADEIDDVAWLPVSQARARLTRPGDLPPLEALIEHAAAGVLHTRALVVLRHAKARARAHWPGTEADRPLTSVGRSQANALPGLLGVWNPDVLLTSPWARCMLTLAPYLRERNGADDPYAGVEVLPLLSEQGLRNDPHRVPELLRSILAADFASGSSLVCTHRPVLAAVMTTLAEACTPPARAGMPEANPWLGTGEALVAHVATAGRIVAVERFRGAVRRS, from the coding sequence GTGAGCCGCCGTCCCACCCGCTCGTCCAGGCGTTCCCGAAAGACCGGATCCCGCAAGATCGAGCGGAAGGGACGCAGCCCGATTCCCCGTCGCCGGCGCCACCCCACCCTCGTCGACCGGCCCACCGTCGTCTCGGCGGGGGCCCTGTGCTGGCGCCCCCGCACCCCCCACACCCCCGGCAGCCTGGTGAGCGACCCGAACGACATCGAGGTCCTCCTGGTACGCAGCGCACGCTGGGGTGACTGGTCGTGGCCGAAAGGCAAGATCGAGCCCGGCGAGAGCCTGCCCGAGTGTGCCGTGCGGGAGGTGACCGAGGAGACCGGCGTGCGTCCGCTGCTCGGGCGTGCTCTGCCCTCGGTCGACTACGTGCTGCCCGACGGGCGGGACAAGACCGTTCACTACTGGAGTGCCACCGCCGGCCCGCAGACCCTCCGCACGGCCGGCGCCGACGAGATCGACGACGTGGCCTGGCTGCCGGTGTCGCAGGCCCGGGCCCGGCTGACCCGTCCGGGCGATCTACCGCCCCTGGAAGCGCTGATCGAGCACGCCGCGGCCGGGGTGCTGCACACCCGGGCCCTGGTGGTGCTGCGCCACGCCAAGGCCCGCGCCCGGGCCCACTGGCCGGGGACCGAGGCCGACCGGCCGCTCACGTCGGTGGGCCGCTCCCAGGCCAACGCGCTGCCCGGCCTGCTCGGGGTCTGGAACCCGGACGTGCTGCTGACCTCGCCGTGGGCGCGCTGCATGCTCACGCTGGCGCCCTACCTGCGCGAACGCAACGGGGCCGATGACCCGTACGCCGGGGTCGAGGTGCTGCCGCTGCTGTCGGAGCAGGGCCTGCGCAACGACCCGCACCGGGTGCCCGAACTGCTGCGCTCGATCCTGGCTGCGGACTTCGCCTCCGGGAGCTCACTGGTCTGCACCCACCGGCCGGTGCTGGCCGCGGTCATGACCACGCTGGCCGAAGCCTGCACGCCGCCGGCCCGGGCCGGGATGCCGGAGGCGAACCCCTGGCTGGGCACCGGTGAGGCTCTGGTCGCACACGTCGCGACGGCGGGGCGGATCGTGGCGGTCGAGCGCTTCCGGGGCGCGGTCCGGCGTTCCTGA
- a CDS encoding Fur family transcriptional regulator: protein MGKVTAQALDQALRERGLRATPQRRSVLRAVTELGHATPEDVCDFVGTDSGDTVNLSTVYRSLELMEKIGVVSHTHLTHGSPTYQVASHVNHLHLVCRGCGRIDEADLDLARPLADAVRAAHGFETDLAHLSLHGTCAQCRGDEVQPDPDHGHGHGHGHP, encoded by the coding sequence ATGGGCAAGGTGACCGCGCAGGCCCTCGACCAGGCGCTGCGGGAGCGTGGCCTGCGGGCCACCCCACAGCGCCGGTCGGTGCTGCGCGCGGTCACCGAGCTCGGTCACGCGACCCCGGAAGACGTCTGCGACTTCGTCGGGACTGACTCGGGCGACACGGTCAATCTCTCCACGGTCTACCGGTCGCTGGAGCTGATGGAGAAGATCGGCGTCGTCAGCCACACCCACCTCACCCACGGTTCGCCGACCTACCAGGTGGCCAGCCACGTCAACCATCTGCACCTGGTCTGCCGGGGCTGCGGGCGCATCGACGAGGCCGACCTCGACCTGGCCCGCCCGCTGGCCGACGCCGTGCGCGCGGCCCACGGTTTCGAGACCGACCTGGCCCACCTGTCCCTGCACGGCACCTGCGCGCAGTGCCGCGGCGACGAGGTTCAGCCCGATCCCGACCACGGTCACGGTCATGGCCACGGACATCCCTGA
- a CDS encoding geranylgeranyl reductase family protein, translating to MTDQTPTSTDLLVIGAGPAGSAAAAWAARAGLNVVLADKETFPRDKACGDGLTPRAIAELDQLGLSEWLSSYPSNRGLRACGFGQELYLPWPGGSLPDRGSAVPRTTLDHRIREEALASGARGLENARAIDVMRDGDRVIGVVFAGGRSADGKEKPNYTIGCRRLVVADGYRSQLGRVLGREWHQNTAFGVAARAYVKSDRSDDEWITSHLELRGAQNELLPGYGWVFPLGNGEVNIGVGALATEKRPADVHLKDLINIYAGLRRDDWQLSGEPRGVRSAMLPMGGAVSGVAGPNWALIGDAAGCVNPLNGEGIDYGLETGRLVAELFAAGAGTGRGTGRSYADLNRAWPATLREHYGEAFSIARRLATLLTVPGVLTYGGPVGMRSKFLMTIALRVMGNLVLEEDKDYVARLWRGAGRVSRRFDERVPFGELKL from the coding sequence ATGACTGACCAGACGCCGACGTCCACCGATCTGCTCGTCATCGGCGCCGGGCCGGCGGGGTCGGCCGCGGCGGCCTGGGCGGCCCGTGCCGGGCTCAACGTGGTGCTGGCCGACAAGGAGACCTTTCCCCGCGACAAGGCCTGTGGTGACGGCCTGACGCCCCGCGCGATCGCCGAACTGGACCAGCTCGGCCTGAGCGAGTGGCTGTCCTCCTACCCGTCGAACCGGGGCCTGCGGGCCTGCGGTTTCGGGCAGGAGCTGTACCTGCCCTGGCCCGGTGGCTCACTGCCCGACCGAGGCTCGGCGGTACCCCGCACCACGCTCGACCACCGGATCCGTGAGGAGGCCCTGGCCTCCGGCGCGCGTGGCCTGGAGAACGCCCGGGCGATCGACGTGATGCGCGACGGCGACCGGGTGATCGGCGTGGTGTTCGCCGGCGGCCGATCGGCGGACGGGAAGGAGAAGCCGAACTACACCATCGGCTGCCGCCGCCTGGTCGTGGCCGACGGCTACCGCTCGCAGCTGGGCCGCGTGCTCGGCCGGGAATGGCACCAGAACACGGCGTTCGGTGTGGCGGCCCGGGCCTACGTGAAGTCCGACCGCAGCGACGACGAGTGGATCACCTCGCACCTGGAGCTGCGGGGCGCGCAGAACGAGCTGCTGCCCGGCTACGGCTGGGTGTTCCCTCTCGGCAACGGTGAGGTGAACATCGGCGTGGGCGCGCTGGCTACCGAGAAGCGGCCCGCCGACGTGCATCTCAAAGATCTGATCAACATCTACGCGGGCCTGCGCCGGGACGACTGGCAGCTGAGCGGCGAACCGCGCGGTGTGCGCTCGGCGATGCTGCCCATGGGTGGCGCGGTCAGCGGGGTGGCCGGGCCCAACTGGGCGCTCATCGGTGACGCCGCGGGCTGTGTGAACCCGCTGAACGGCGAGGGCATCGACTACGGCCTGGAGACCGGCCGGCTGGTGGCCGAACTGTTCGCCGCCGGCGCCGGCACCGGCCGCGGAACCGGGCGCAGCTACGCGGATCTCAACCGCGCCTGGCCCGCCACCCTGCGCGAGCACTACGGCGAGGCCTTCTCGATCGCCCGCCGCCTGGCCACCCTGCTGACCGTGCCCGGTGTGCTGACCTACGGCGGCCCGGTCGGCATGCGCTCGAAGTTCCTGATGACCATTGCCCTGCGGGTGATGGGCAACCTGGTGCTCGAGGAGGACAAGGACTACGTGGCCCGCCTGTGGCGCGGCGCCGGGAGGGTCTCCCGGCGCTTCGACGAGCGGGTGCCGTTCGGTGAGCTGAAGCTCTAG
- a CDS encoding FABP family protein translates to MAFQLDIDLPTPLAPLAWLIGRWEGAGVIGYPTIEEAQFGQEIEFSHDGRPFLSYVSRMWRLDDAGNQVEPLATETGYWRPVATPQDPQNPGTELEVLLVHPTGISEIYLGRVDGPRIDLQTDLVARTSTAKEYTAATRLYGLVESDLLWALDMAAEGQPLQSHASARLKRV, encoded by the coding sequence GTGGCGTTCCAACTAGACATCGACCTGCCCACCCCGCTCGCACCCCTGGCCTGGCTGATCGGTCGCTGGGAGGGTGCCGGTGTGATCGGCTACCCGACCATCGAAGAGGCCCAGTTCGGCCAGGAGATCGAGTTCTCGCACGACGGGCGGCCGTTCCTGTCGTACGTCTCGCGCATGTGGCGGCTGGACGACGCGGGCAACCAGGTCGAGCCGCTGGCCACCGAGACCGGCTACTGGCGCCCGGTCGCCACGCCGCAAGACCCGCAGAACCCGGGCACCGAGCTGGAGGTGCTGCTCGTGCACCCCACCGGCATCTCGGAGATCTACCTGGGCCGGGTCGACGGCCCGCGCATCGACCTGCAGACCGACCTGGTCGCGCGCACGTCCACGGCCAAGGAGTACACCGCGGCCACGCGGCTCTACGGCCTGGTCGAGTCCGACCTGCTCTGGGCGCTGGACATGGCGGCCGAGGGGCAGCCGCTGCAGTCCCATGCCTCGGCCCGGCTCAAGCGGGTCTGA
- a CDS encoding DsrE family protein codes for MAGSVDGSVDESAGSLVIEVTVGPEAPERCNQAFTVAAAACASGVPVHVWLSGDGSSLALPGRAAGVELEHATPLPELIDLVLEFGSLAVCSQSAARRAIAPGDVLPGVTIAGAATYVERLLRPGTQALVY; via the coding sequence GTGGCCGGATCAGTGGACGGATCAGTGGACGAATCAGCTGGATCGCTCGTCATCGAGGTGACCGTCGGGCCGGAGGCCCCGGAGCGCTGCAACCAGGCCTTCACCGTGGCTGCCGCCGCGTGTGCGTCCGGCGTGCCCGTGCACGTGTGGCTGAGTGGTGACGGCAGCTCGCTCGCACTCCCCGGCCGGGCCGCCGGGGTGGAACTGGAGCACGCCACGCCGTTGCCCGAGCTGATCGACCTCGTTCTGGAGTTCGGCAGCCTGGCGGTGTGCTCGCAGTCGGCCGCGCGCCGGGCGATCGCACCCGGTGATGTCCTGCCCGGCGTCACGATCGCCGGGGCGGCGACCTACGTGGAGCGTCTGCTGCGGCCGGGAACCCAGGCGCTCGTCTACTGA
- a CDS encoding GDSL-type esterase/lipase family protein yields the protein MRRIGTGAAMLSAGVVVGVVVSGGFSGGGSTTAAAASPPSSASPSVTATNDAAPASGTASVTETATEAAATAAPSASVSADSSAEDAAAARAQARRKAAVQAAEGATTTESGGTVTYGGQVVPDLIVAPPEKTDGALRLTVGLGDSITYRSGSWFRRVCGSGVINTCRDSGIRGDTTAGMLSRLQTDVLDLNPDAVTVMAGTNDMLYGFTTAQSIRNIGEIVTQIKDSGATVVLCTIAPRNATPGEAMALNKAIRKYAKKHHVALFDIAPLLSTWNGRFKAGLTDDGVHPNARGMKLVADYAEQRLPALIK from the coding sequence GTGCGTAGGATCGGGACCGGAGCAGCCATGCTGTCTGCCGGCGTCGTCGTCGGTGTGGTGGTCAGCGGAGGGTTCTCCGGTGGCGGGTCCACGACCGCAGCTGCAGCGTCCCCACCGTCCTCGGCGTCGCCGTCCGTGACGGCCACGAACGACGCGGCGCCGGCCTCCGGTACCGCGTCCGTGACCGAGACGGCTACCGAGGCAGCGGCCACGGCCGCCCCCAGCGCGAGCGTCTCGGCCGACTCCTCGGCCGAGGACGCCGCGGCCGCCCGGGCGCAGGCCCGCCGCAAGGCTGCCGTCCAGGCCGCCGAGGGGGCCACCACGACCGAGAGCGGCGGCACCGTCACCTACGGCGGCCAGGTGGTGCCCGACCTCATCGTCGCGCCTCCGGAGAAGACCGACGGTGCGCTGCGGCTGACCGTGGGCCTGGGTGACTCGATCACCTACCGGTCCGGCTCGTGGTTCCGCCGGGTCTGCGGCTCCGGCGTGATCAACACCTGCCGCGACTCCGGCATCCGCGGTGACACCACCGCCGGCATGCTCAGCCGCCTGCAGACCGACGTGCTCGACCTGAACCCCGACGCGGTCACGGTGATGGCCGGCACCAACGACATGCTGTACGGCTTCACCACCGCCCAGAGCATCCGCAACATCGGTGAGATCGTCACCCAGATCAAGGATTCCGGCGCCACCGTGGTGCTCTGCACGATCGCCCCGCGCAACGCCACGCCCGGTGAGGCGATGGCGCTGAACAAGGCGATCCGCAAGTACGCCAAGAAGCATCACGTCGCTCTGTTCGACATCGCCCCGCTGCTCAGCACCTGGAACGGCCGCTTCAAGGCCGGCCTGACCGACGACGGCGTCCACCCCAACGCCCGGGGCATGAAGCTGGTCGCCGACTACGCCGAGCAGCGCCTCCCCGCGCTGATCAAGTAG
- a CDS encoding RNA degradosome polyphosphate kinase translates to MTEAVARSATTKKTAATPEKPDTDRRSARKATKTAKTVKAVKTARTAKKPARSGPGGSRFAADPSASTVGDLPEALLTPEEPAAPVAAVASKEDVTPDRNSSADTRSDAVSSLVAAAEDAQLTALFREVEQPPVRRFLDRELSWLAFNERVLELARDADLPLLERARFLAIFASNLDEFFMVRVAGLKRRIATGLAVRAASGLEPRDLLGRIRSRAHELQAEHAKLFSADIAPALAEANITIARWDQLAEDEQGRLHRFFREQVFPVLTPLAVDPAHPFPYISGLSLNLAVVLRNPVTEKEMFARVKVPQLLPRLVNVDADDEANNVDEGDDLPRARFVPLEDIIATHLDQLFPGMEVLEHHTFRVTRQEDLEVEEDDVENLLKALEKELLRRRFGPPVRLEVAEDIGPHMRELLVREMGVSESEVFPLPEPLDLRGLNLVADLDRPEMHYPKYVAATPRQLSEVERSKPTNVFDAIKRRDILLHHPYDSFSTTVQAFLEQAADDPQVLAIKQTLYRTSGNSPIVDALIDAAEAGKQVLAVVEIKARFDEEANIAWARKLERAGVHVVYGIVGLKTHAKLSLVVRQEADGLHRYCHVGTGNYNPKTARLYEDLGLLTCDPQVGEDLSRLFNQLSGYAPKTAYRRLLVAPRSLRTGLVDRIEREIANHEAGRPAGVKIKINSIVDEVIIDALYRASGAGVKVDVIVRGICAIRPGVPGLSENIRVRSILGRFLEHSRVFWFAGGGEPVVYIGSADMMHRNLDRRVEAMLRLRDPRDVAELEELLNVSMDADTASWHLDGEGAWTRHHHDADGQPLRDLQSYIIASRPPKRSGRRR, encoded by the coding sequence GTGACCGAAGCCGTCGCGCGCAGCGCCACGACGAAAAAGACCGCGGCCACGCCGGAGAAACCGGACACCGACCGGCGCAGTGCCCGCAAGGCAACGAAGACAGCGAAGACCGTCAAGGCAGTCAAGACAGCAAGAACGGCCAAGAAGCCGGCCCGGAGCGGCCCGGGCGGTTCGCGGTTCGCGGCCGACCCGTCGGCGTCCACCGTCGGCGACCTGCCCGAGGCCCTCCTGACCCCCGAAGAGCCGGCCGCCCCCGTCGCAGCGGTGGCCAGTAAGGAAGACGTGACCCCCGACCGCAACTCCTCCGCGGACACCCGCTCCGACGCCGTCAGTTCGCTCGTCGCCGCCGCCGAGGACGCCCAGCTCACCGCGTTGTTCCGGGAGGTGGAGCAGCCGCCGGTGCGACGGTTCCTGGACCGCGAGCTGAGTTGGCTGGCGTTCAACGAGCGGGTGCTCGAACTGGCGCGCGACGCCGACCTCCCCCTGCTGGAGCGGGCCCGGTTCCTGGCGATCTTCGCGAGCAACCTGGACGAGTTCTTCATGGTGCGGGTGGCAGGACTGAAGCGGCGGATCGCGACCGGTCTGGCGGTGCGCGCGGCGAGTGGGCTGGAGCCGCGGGACCTGCTCGGGCGCATCCGTTCCCGGGCACACGAGCTACAGGCGGAGCACGCCAAGCTGTTCTCCGCCGACATCGCCCCGGCCCTGGCCGAGGCCAACATCACCATCGCCCGCTGGGACCAGCTGGCGGAGGACGAGCAGGGACGCCTGCACCGGTTCTTCCGTGAGCAGGTGTTCCCGGTGCTGACGCCGTTGGCGGTCGACCCGGCGCACCCGTTCCCGTACATCTCCGGGCTGTCGCTGAACCTGGCCGTGGTGCTGCGCAACCCGGTCACGGAGAAGGAGATGTTCGCCCGGGTGAAGGTGCCGCAGCTGCTGCCGCGCCTGGTGAACGTGGACGCCGACGACGAGGCGAACAACGTCGACGAGGGCGACGACCTGCCCCGCGCGCGGTTCGTGCCGCTGGAAGACATCATCGCCACGCACCTCGACCAGCTCTTCCCGGGCATGGAGGTGCTGGAGCACCACACCTTCCGGGTGACCCGCCAGGAAGATCTCGAGGTCGAGGAGGACGACGTCGAGAACCTCCTCAAGGCGCTGGAGAAAGAGCTGCTGCGGCGGCGTTTCGGCCCGCCCGTGCGCCTGGAGGTGGCCGAGGACATCGGGCCGCACATGCGTGAGCTGCTGGTGCGTGAGATGGGCGTCAGCGAGTCCGAGGTGTTCCCGCTCCCGGAGCCGCTCGACCTGCGCGGACTGAACCTGGTCGCCGACCTGGACCGGCCGGAGATGCACTACCCGAAGTACGTCGCGGCCACCCCGCGGCAGCTGTCGGAGGTGGAGCGCTCCAAGCCGACCAATGTCTTCGACGCGATCAAGCGCCGCGACATCCTGCTGCACCACCCGTACGACTCGTTCTCCACGACCGTGCAGGCGTTCCTGGAGCAGGCGGCCGACGACCCGCAGGTGCTGGCGATCAAGCAGACGCTGTACCGCACCTCGGGCAACTCGCCGATCGTCGACGCCCTGATCGACGCCGCCGAGGCGGGCAAGCAGGTGCTGGCCGTGGTGGAGATCAAGGCCCGGTTCGACGAGGAGGCCAACATCGCCTGGGCGCGCAAGCTGGAGCGCGCGGGCGTGCACGTGGTCTACGGCATCGTCGGCCTGAAGACCCACGCCAAGCTCAGTCTGGTGGTGCGCCAGGAGGCCGACGGGCTGCACCGCTACTGCCACGTGGGCACGGGTAACTACAACCCGAAGACCGCGCGGCTGTATGAGGACCTGGGGCTGCTGACGTGCGACCCGCAGGTCGGCGAAGACCTGTCCCGGCTGTTCAACCAGCTCTCCGGCTACGCCCCGAAGACGGCCTACCGCCGCCTGCTGGTGGCCCCGCGCTCGCTGCGCACGGGCCTGGTCGACCGCATCGAGCGGGAGATCGCCAACCACGAGGCGGGCCGGCCCGCCGGGGTGAAGATCAAGATCAACTCGATCGTCGACGAGGTGATCATCGACGCGTTGTACCGGGCCTCGGGGGCCGGCGTGAAGGTGGACGTGATCGTGCGCGGCATCTGCGCGATCCGGCCCGGTGTACCTGGCCTGAGCGAGAACATCCGGGTACGCAGCATCCTCGGCCGGTTCCTGGAGCACTCCCGGGTGTTCTGGTTCGCCGGCGGTGGTGAGCCGGTGGTCTACATCGGCAGCGCGGACATGATGCACCGCAACCTCGACCGCCGGGTGGAGGCCATGCTGCGCCTGCGCGACCCGCGCGACGTGGCCGAGCTGGAAGAGCTGCTGAACGTGTCGATGGACGCGGACACGGCCTCCTGGCACCTGGACGGCGAGGGGGCCTGGACCCGTCACCACCACGACGCCGACGGCCAGCCCCTGCGCGACCTCCAGTCGTACATCATCGCCAGCCGCCCGCCGAAGAGGTCCGGACGCAGGCGTTAA
- a CDS encoding glycine cleavage T C-terminal barrel domain-containing protein yields MSDVAVPQSPTELTYRSPLLERPGAVPAEGPDAGLAWHYGNPTAEQRRLEAGTAKADLSHRGVVRIEGPDRLTWLHSMTTQALSGLAPYTSTEALLLTPNGHVEHDLHLVDDGTAVWITVEPGTAPGLVAFLKKMQFMLRVEVADVTADWAVIGEPVDAESAPGEPLAWRDPWPEQGVGAALYTTAEVEVEGHPAWAWREVLIPREEFRTRVAAGEFDDAAGTWAVDALRVAAWRPRLGFETDHRTIPHELDWLRTAVHLEKGCYRGQETVARVHNLGRPPRRLVMLHLDGTMNELPVTGATVLHGTREVGRVTTAARHHELGPIALAVLKRSTPADVQLVAGGVEASQEIVVDAASGPSAVVPKIRRLPQA; encoded by the coding sequence ATGAGTGACGTCGCTGTGCCGCAGAGCCCCACCGAGCTGACCTACCGCAGTCCGCTGCTCGAGCGGCCCGGTGCGGTTCCCGCTGAGGGCCCCGACGCGGGTCTGGCCTGGCACTACGGCAATCCGACGGCGGAGCAGCGACGGCTGGAGGCGGGTACGGCGAAGGCCGACCTCTCCCACCGTGGGGTGGTGCGCATCGAGGGCCCGGACCGGCTGACCTGGCTGCACTCGATGACCACCCAGGCGCTGAGCGGCCTGGCGCCGTACACCTCCACCGAGGCGCTGCTGCTCACCCCGAACGGGCACGTCGAGCACGACCTGCATCTGGTGGACGACGGCACGGCGGTCTGGATCACGGTCGAGCCCGGCACCGCCCCGGGGCTGGTCGCATTCCTGAAGAAGATGCAGTTCATGCTGCGGGTCGAGGTCGCCGACGTCACGGCCGACTGGGCCGTGATCGGTGAACCCGTCGACGCCGAGAGCGCTCCCGGCGAACCGCTGGCGTGGCGTGACCCGTGGCCCGAGCAGGGCGTCGGCGCCGCGCTCTACACCACGGCCGAGGTCGAGGTGGAGGGTCACCCGGCCTGGGCCTGGCGCGAGGTGCTGATCCCGAGAGAAGAATTCAGGACGCGGGTGGCGGCGGGGGAGTTCGACGACGCCGCGGGCACGTGGGCGGTGGACGCCCTGCGCGTGGCCGCCTGGCGGCCACGGCTCGGTTTCGAGACCGACCACCGCACCATCCCGCACGAGCTGGACTGGCTGCGCACCGCCGTCCACCTGGAGAAGGGCTGCTACCGCGGTCAGGAGACCGTCGCCCGCGTGCACAACCTCGGCCGCCCCCCGCGCCGCCTGGTGATGCTGCACCTGGACGGCACCATGAACGAACTGCCCGTCACCGGCGCCACCGTGCTCCACGGCACCCGTGAGGTCGGCCGGGTCACCACCGCCGCCCGGCACCACGAGCTCGGCCCGATCGCCCTGGCCGTGCTCAAGCGCTCCACTCCGGCCGATGTGCAGCTGGTGGCCGGTGGGGTCGAGGCCAGCCAGGAGATCGTGGTGGACGCCGCCTCGGGACCCTCCGCCGTCGTCCCCAAGATCCGCCGCCTCCCGCAGGCCTGA